The nucleotide window cctgggccaccaaagcagagtgtaggaACTTAACCAGCGGGCCACTGGGTGGCCCCATTTACTGTGTTTTGATAACTATGTTTAGGCAAATTATTATTCACACAGAGGTAAAACTCAAGACCAAGGGCACAGTCACCTTCGCCCACCTAACAAAAGATTTCCTAAACATTTCAGAAGTGCAACGCATGGAGCTTAGTAAAAGTATCGGTGGTCGCTGTAACATCTTTGGAAAATCCAAAGGTGAGCAGTATTGAGCTGTACTGCAAGAGACTTGGACCAAACTGTGACAAAGCAGAACCCTACAGTACTAAAAATGATAGTctgtttaatataaaaaaaataagacagagatacagatgaggaaatcttACAGACGTCTTTGAAAAGCATAGCAACAACTACAACTGGTTCCTTCTTTCACGTCCCACTACATTTGCTGTCACTGAAAATTTGAAGTATCGCCTGTTTACTAGGGACGCATCACAACCTTTCGATCTGGGCCACGCTATAACATCTGCCGCCCTCAAAGGAGGAACTGTCTTAAGTTTAGAGTCTGAAAAGACAGCCTTCTCAGGAAGTCTGAAAAGCGTGCAGATCAAAGTGTGACTTGAAAGTTATCTGAAGATATGCAGGTGGCAGTCAGCCCAAAACACGCGGGAGCTCTGGCAGAAAACGTAGAGGATTCTGGAGGAAGAGCTCTACTGAATACAAAACCAATTACATATATTATTCAAGAGACAATGTCTAATAACTCTCAGCAAGTAGTAGAAGGCTGCTGTTCAGATATGCCTGTTACTTTGAAAAGACTGACTTCCAAAAAGATGACGGTGATGATGCATGGTGTGCGCTGGCTCAGGGCATTTGGACATTATTTCAAGGACGCACTGGTTTTCTTGTCTCCAAATGGTTCAGAAAATGATTGAAGGCTGGGGAATGATAGAACTGTGCTGTCCAAGAGCACCTGAAGTGTGGATTCACTTGAAATGTggtgtaagtgtaaaa belongs to Equus asinus isolate D_3611 breed Donkey chromosome 6, EquAss-T2T_v2, whole genome shotgun sequence and includes:
- the C1GALT1C1L gene encoding LOW QUALITY PROTEIN: C1GALT1-specific chaperone 1-like protein (The sequence of the model RefSeq protein was modified relative to this genomic sequence to represent the inferred CDS: inserted 6 bases in 4 codons; substituted 3 bases at 3 genomic stop codons) yields the protein MVNIRAVCGSMYAHFQSYCWSVFQRPRTSSTSQTHSTPVPEAHSYHAVPLLETSQPRTSGERGSQLPAAWAVHPGPKPAKPWATKAECRNLTSGPLGGPIYCVLITMFRQIIIXHRGKTQDQGHSHLRPPNKXDFLNISEVQRMELSKSIGGRCNIFGKSKGEQYXAVLQETWTKXCDKAEPYSTKNDSLFNIKKIRQRYRXGNLTDVFEKHSNNYNWFLLSRPTTFAVTENLKYRLFTRDASQPFDLGHAITSAALKGGTVLSLESEKXSLLRKSEKRADQSVTXKLSEDMQVAVSPKHAGALAENVEDSGGRALLNTKPITYIIQETMSNNSQQVVEGCCSDMPVTLKRLTSKKMTVMMHGVRWLRAFGHYFKDALVFLSPNGSEND